In a genomic window of Nocardiopsis mwathae:
- a CDS encoding RidA family protein — protein sequence MTRNYSAAFLADGPLVFVSGQTPQAPDGSVAGDAVEQTRQVFRNVESALAPYQADLRHLVKVNYYLRRIADLQAVRQVLNEFLVQEPRPASTLLEVTGLVDSRFLVEIDAVASLPRPDGSGGSR from the coding sequence ATGACGAGGAACTACAGCGCCGCATTTCTGGCGGATGGACCGCTCGTTTTCGTCTCCGGACAGACGCCCCAGGCTCCGGACGGCAGTGTCGCCGGGGACGCGGTGGAACAGACCCGGCAGGTGTTCCGCAACGTCGAGTCGGCTCTCGCCCCCTACCAGGCGGACCTGCGGCATCTGGTGAAGGTCAACTACTACCTGCGGCGTATCGCCGACCTGCAGGCCGTGCGGCAGGTGCTGAACGAGTTCCTCGTGCAAGAGCCCCGCCCGGCGAGCACCCTGCTGGAAGTGACGGGGTTGGTCGACTCCCGCTTCCTGGTGGAGATCGACGCGGTGGCGTCACTGCCGCGTCCGGACGGCTCCGGCGGGTCGAGATGA
- a CDS encoding RNA-binding protein → MLEEALEHLVRGIVENSDDVQVRARRLRKGKVLEVRVHPDDLGKVIGRNGRTAKALRTVVGSLAGGRYVRVDLLDLHEVR, encoded by the coding sequence GTGCTGGAAGAGGCGCTTGAGCACCTGGTCAGGGGGATCGTTGAGAACTCTGACGATGTCCAGGTGAGAGCTCGCAGGCTCCGCAAGGGCAAGGTGCTCGAAGTCCGGGTCCACCCCGATGACCTCGGGAAGGTGATCGGCCGCAACGGCCGCACCGCCAAGGCGCTGCGTACCGTCGTCGGCTCGCTCGCCGGCGGGCGGTACGTCCGCGTCGACCTGCTGGACCTGCACGAAGTGCGCTGA
- the tsf gene encoding translation elongation factor Ts: MANYTAADVKKLRDLTGAGMMACKKALEEHDGDFDKAVEFLRVKGAKDVGKRADRTAANGLVVLKQDGDSAAVLVELNCETDFVAKNEQFKSLAGDIADFVARNDFADLETLLAAELADGKSVQKVIEETSAVIGEKLELRRFAKYEGAYVASYMHKSDPDLPPTMGVLVELDKADAEIGKDLAQQIAALAPKYVSKDDVPADIVENERRIAEATAREEGKPEQALPKIIEGRVNGFFKEATLLGQPFVKDSKQTIQKVVDGAGVSVRRFVRFKVGQA, encoded by the coding sequence ATGGCGAACTACACCGCCGCCGACGTCAAGAAGCTGCGCGACCTCACCGGCGCCGGCATGATGGCCTGCAAGAAGGCGCTGGAGGAGCACGACGGCGACTTCGACAAGGCCGTCGAGTTCCTGCGTGTCAAGGGCGCCAAGGACGTCGGCAAGCGCGCCGACCGCACCGCCGCCAACGGCCTCGTCGTCCTCAAGCAGGACGGGGACTCCGCCGCCGTCCTGGTCGAGCTGAACTGCGAGACGGACTTCGTCGCCAAGAACGAGCAGTTCAAGAGCCTCGCCGGGGACATCGCCGACTTCGTCGCCCGCAACGACTTCGCCGACTTGGAGACGCTCCTCGCCGCCGAGCTCGCCGACGGCAAGTCCGTGCAGAAGGTCATCGAGGAGACCAGCGCGGTCATCGGTGAGAAGCTGGAGCTGCGCCGCTTCGCCAAGTACGAGGGCGCCTACGTCGCCAGCTACATGCACAAGTCCGACCCGGACCTGCCGCCGACCATGGGCGTGCTCGTCGAGCTGGACAAGGCCGACGCCGAGATCGGCAAGGACCTCGCCCAGCAGATCGCCGCTCTGGCTCCGAAGTACGTGAGCAAGGACGACGTCCCCGCCGACATCGTCGAGAACGAGCGCCGCATCGCCGAGGCCACCGCCCGCGAGGAGGGCAAGCCCGAGCAGGCCCTGCCCAAGATCATCGAGGGCCGGGTCAACGGCTTCTTCAAGGAGGCGACCCTCCTCGGCCAGCCGTTCGTCAAGGACAGCAAGCAGACCATCCAGAAGGTGGTCGACGGGGCCGGCGTCAGTGTGCGCCGCTTCGTCCGGTTCAAGGTCGGCCAGGCCTAG
- a CDS encoding murein hydrolase activator EnvC family protein, with the protein MEIPCRRPRPSTVRPRPLLSSPRSPSPCSPPRRFPAPAAPPIASAAVAVAAALLCVLGTAPARAAPTPADTGGWRWPLTGEPEVLRYFAPPAQRWLGGHRGVDLAADEGDEVVAAGTGRVAFAGRVAGTGAVSVVHGDLRTTYLPVEAAVERGTAVRAGDMLGTVADAPRHCAARSCLHWGLLRDRTYLDPLALLGMGEVRLLPVTGSGVVGRQGRVTRGGGPGCRRG; encoded by the coding sequence ATGGAGATTCCGTGCCGCAGGCCCCGGCCGTCCACCGTCCGCCCCCGCCCGCTCCTCTCGTCGCCCCGCTCCCCTTCGCCCTGCTCGCCCCCGCGGCGTTTCCCGGCCCCGGCCGCACCACCCATCGCCTCCGCCGCGGTCGCCGTGGCCGCGGCTCTGCTGTGCGTGCTCGGCACCGCGCCGGCGCGGGCGGCGCCCACGCCGGCGGACACCGGGGGGTGGCGTTGGCCTCTCACCGGCGAGCCGGAGGTGCTCCGGTACTTCGCCCCTCCGGCGCAGCGGTGGCTGGGCGGGCACCGGGGCGTCGACCTCGCGGCGGACGAAGGGGACGAGGTCGTGGCCGCGGGCACGGGGCGGGTGGCCTTCGCCGGACGGGTGGCGGGGACGGGCGCGGTGAGCGTCGTCCACGGCGACCTGCGCACCACCTATCTGCCGGTCGAGGCCGCGGTCGAGCGCGGCACCGCGGTCCGGGCGGGTGACATGCTCGGCACCGTGGCCGACGCGCCGCGGCACTGCGCCGCCCGCTCCTGCCTGCACTGGGGGCTGCTGCGCGACCGCACCTACCTGGATCCGCTGGCGCTGCTCGGCATGGGCGAGGTCCGGCTGCTCCCGGTGACGGGCAGCGGGGTGGTGGGGCGGCAGGGGCGCGTCACGCGCGGGGGTGGGCCTGGTTGTAGGCGCGGGTGA
- the dprA gene encoding DNA-processing protein DprA translates to MRGEPTDDAAARACLTAAADAGDPLMGELIEEHGAADIWAALRDGARLPLPDGDRGSRQAARAQRWRARATGIDADALLCAAAELGGRLVVPGDPEWPGRLDRLGERRPYALWLRGVHDLRHACLRSVAIVGSRAATAYGLHVAAGLACGLAERSWTVVSGGAYGIDGAAHRGALAGGAPTVAVLACGLDIDYPRGHAALFADVAARGTLVTEHPLGTPPTRHGFLVRNRIIAALTPGTVVVEAGLRSGALNTARHAQDLCSQLMAVPGPVTSALSGGCHRLLREWQATCVTDAADVAEQLGPIGEELRPGRGTALARDGLDAESQRVLDAVPDRVGAGTATVAVAAGLGLDAALGRLGLLAAGGFIERCPTGWRTRPDSGGQGR, encoded by the coding sequence GTGAGGGGGGAGCCGACGGACGACGCCGCGGCGCGCGCCTGCCTCACCGCCGCCGCCGACGCCGGAGACCCGCTCATGGGCGAGCTGATCGAGGAGCACGGCGCCGCCGACATCTGGGCCGCCCTGCGCGACGGGGCCCGACTCCCGCTTCCGGACGGGGACCGGGGGTCGCGGCAGGCCGCCCGGGCGCAGCGCTGGCGGGCGCGGGCCACGGGCATCGACGCCGATGCCCTGCTCTGCGCCGCCGCCGAGCTGGGCGGTCGGCTGGTCGTCCCGGGTGACCCGGAGTGGCCCGGTCGGCTGGACCGCCTGGGCGAGCGGCGCCCCTACGCGCTGTGGCTGCGCGGTGTCCACGACCTGCGCCACGCCTGCCTGAGGTCGGTGGCGATCGTGGGCTCCCGCGCGGCCACCGCCTACGGGCTGCACGTGGCGGCCGGTCTGGCCTGCGGGCTCGCCGAACGCTCGTGGACGGTGGTCTCCGGCGGTGCCTACGGGATCGACGGTGCGGCGCACCGCGGAGCGCTCGCGGGCGGCGCCCCCACCGTCGCCGTGCTGGCCTGCGGGCTCGACATCGACTACCCGCGCGGCCACGCGGCCCTGTTCGCCGACGTCGCCGCCCGCGGCACCCTGGTCACCGAGCACCCGCTCGGCACGCCGCCCACGCGCCACGGATTCCTGGTCCGCAACCGGATCATCGCCGCTCTGACGCCCGGCACCGTCGTGGTCGAGGCGGGCCTGCGCAGCGGCGCGCTCAACACGGCCCGCCACGCCCAGGACCTGTGCAGCCAGCTCATGGCCGTTCCCGGCCCGGTGACCTCCGCCCTGTCCGGCGGGTGCCACCGGCTGCTCCGCGAGTGGCAGGCCACCTGCGTGACCGACGCCGCCGACGTCGCCGAACAGCTCGGCCCCATCGGCGAGGAGCTGCGCCCCGGCCGTGGCACGGCGCTGGCCCGCGACGGCCTGGACGCAGAGTCGCAGCGCGTCCTCGACGCGGTCCCCGACCGAGTCGGCGCCGGAACCGCCACGGTCGCCGTCGCCGCCGGCCTGGGTCTCGACGCGGCCCTGGGCCGCCTCGGCCTGCTCGCGGCGGGCGGCTTCATCGAACGCTGCCCCACTGGCTGGCGCACCCGCCCGGACAGCGGAGGGCAGGGGCGGTGA
- a CDS encoding YraN family protein, with product MAVDVGGWARHRRTLGRRGEELAAAYLERRGIRVLARNWRCREGEIDIVARCGRTLVVVEVKTRASVRFGSPLEAVGHTKRERLRTLARRWAADNTVPASRVRVDVIAVLVHTDGRTYIGHHRAVA from the coding sequence ATGGCGGTCGACGTCGGGGGATGGGCCCGGCACCGGAGGACGCTCGGGCGGCGCGGGGAGGAGCTCGCCGCCGCCTATCTGGAACGCCGGGGGATACGCGTGCTGGCGCGCAACTGGCGGTGTCGTGAGGGTGAGATCGACATCGTCGCCCGCTGTGGTCGCACCCTCGTCGTCGTGGAGGTCAAGACCCGGGCCAGTGTGCGGTTCGGGTCGCCGCTGGAGGCGGTCGGCCACACCAAGCGCGAGCGGTTGCGCACCCTGGCCCGGCGGTGGGCGGCGGACAACACGGTCCCCGCCTCGCGCGTGCGGGTGGACGTCATCGCGGTCCTGGTCCACACCGACGGCCGCACCTACATCGGCCACCACCGGGCGGTGGCCTGA
- the trmD gene encoding tRNA (guanosine(37)-N1)-methyltransferase TrmD, whose protein sequence is MRIDIITIFPDYFGPLELSLIGKARASGILDVRLHDLRSWTHDRHNTVDDTPYGGGPGMVMKPEPWGEALDAVTADPPGGAGQAGAAPAVPRLILPTPSGVPFTQAHADRLAAEPWLVFACGRYEGIDSRVARDAAQRMPVEELSIGDYVLAGGESATLVMVETVSRLLPGVLGNRDSVDQDSFATGEMQHLVEGPVYTKPAVWRGHEVPPVLLSGNHGAVDRWRRDESLRKTARNRPDLLERMPAERLDRHDREVLEEARVQTGAESMAD, encoded by the coding sequence ATGCGCATCGACATCATCACCATCTTCCCCGACTACTTCGGTCCGCTGGAGCTGTCGCTGATCGGCAAGGCGCGGGCGTCGGGCATCCTCGACGTGCGCCTGCACGACCTGCGCTCGTGGACCCACGACCGGCACAACACCGTCGACGACACCCCCTACGGGGGTGGACCGGGCATGGTCATGAAGCCCGAGCCGTGGGGCGAGGCCCTGGACGCCGTGACCGCGGACCCGCCGGGCGGCGCGGGGCAGGCCGGTGCCGCCCCGGCGGTGCCGCGGCTGATCCTGCCCACCCCCAGCGGTGTCCCGTTCACCCAGGCGCACGCCGACCGGTTGGCCGCAGAGCCGTGGCTGGTCTTCGCGTGCGGCCGCTACGAGGGCATCGACTCGCGCGTCGCCCGGGACGCGGCCCAGCGGATGCCGGTGGAGGAGCTGAGTATCGGCGACTACGTTCTGGCGGGCGGGGAGTCGGCGACCCTGGTGATGGTGGAGACCGTCTCCCGGCTGCTGCCCGGCGTGCTGGGCAACCGCGACTCGGTCGACCAGGACTCGTTCGCGACCGGCGAGATGCAGCACCTGGTCGAGGGGCCGGTGTACACCAAGCCGGCGGTCTGGCGCGGGCACGAGGTCCCGCCGGTCCTCCTGTCCGGAAACCACGGCGCCGTCGACCGCTGGCGGCGCGACGAGTCGCTGCGCAAAACCGCGCGCAACCGCCCGGACCTGCTGGAGCGCATGCCCGCCGAACGGCTTGACCGGCACGACCGGGAGGTCCTGGAGGAGGCTCGGGTACAGACCGGGGCCGAATCTATGGCAGACTAG
- the rplS gene encoding 50S ribosomal protein L19: protein MHTAIQELEKAQLRSDVPDFRPGDTLNVHVRVTEGNRSRIQVFKGVVIRRQGSGNRETFTVRKISYSVGVERTFPIHTPAIEKIEVVSRGRVRRAKLYYLRDLRGKAARIRERREPSGR, encoded by the coding sequence ATGCACACCGCTATTCAGGAGCTTGAGAAGGCGCAGCTGCGCTCCGACGTCCCCGACTTCCGCCCGGGTGACACGCTCAACGTTCACGTTCGGGTCACGGAGGGCAACCGCTCCCGGATCCAGGTCTTCAAGGGTGTCGTCATCCGGCGGCAGGGCTCCGGGAACCGCGAGACCTTCACGGTCCGCAAGATCAGTTACAGCGTCGGCGTGGAGCGGACCTTCCCGATCCACACCCCGGCGATCGAGAAGATCGAGGTCGTCTCCCGTGGCCGCGTCCGCCGCGCCAAGCTGTACTACCTGCGCGACCTGCGCGGCAAGGCCGCCCGCATCCGCGAGCGCCGCGAGCCGTCCGGCCGCTAG
- the lepB gene encoding signal peptidase I, translating into MESAGTTMNAKNEGSGEKQGSFWKELPILIVIALVLAFVIKTWVVQAFYIPSKSMEPTLLVGDRVLVNKLVYQVRDIERGDVVVFNGSGSWDEGDTVVVEEPTNPVSKLFTWVGQQLGVQPTGKDYIKRVIALPGDTVACCDADNRVTVNGVPLDEEDYLFPGSTATESEFGPVTVPEGRVWLMGDHRSISYDSRLHQNDPGEGSVAVDSVVGRAFVVIWPLDRMGTLPVPDTFEELDEADEAGADGGDAAGAREVASDPAAAGAPVAAAALPFAPLALGAAAAVPVHLAGRRVQRAIRRRFRGSHAQDSGD; encoded by the coding sequence ATGGAGAGCGCTGGCACGACCATGAACGCCAAGAACGAGGGCTCGGGGGAGAAGCAGGGTTCCTTCTGGAAGGAACTGCCGATCCTCATCGTGATCGCGCTGGTCCTGGCGTTCGTCATCAAGACGTGGGTCGTCCAGGCGTTCTACATCCCGTCGAAGTCGATGGAGCCGACGCTGCTCGTCGGCGACCGGGTACTGGTCAACAAGCTCGTCTACCAGGTGCGTGACATCGAGCGCGGCGACGTCGTGGTCTTCAACGGCTCCGGCTCCTGGGACGAAGGCGACACCGTGGTGGTCGAGGAACCGACCAACCCGGTCTCGAAGCTGTTCACCTGGGTGGGTCAGCAGCTGGGGGTGCAGCCCACCGGCAAGGACTACATCAAGCGCGTGATCGCGCTGCCCGGTGACACCGTCGCGTGCTGCGACGCGGACAACCGGGTCACCGTCAACGGGGTCCCGCTGGATGAGGAGGACTACCTCTTCCCGGGCAGCACCGCCACCGAGTCGGAGTTCGGCCCGGTGACCGTGCCCGAGGGGCGGGTGTGGCTGATGGGCGACCACCGCTCCATCTCGTACGACTCCCGGCTGCACCAGAACGACCCCGGGGAGGGGAGCGTCGCCGTCGACAGCGTGGTCGGGCGCGCCTTCGTGGTCATCTGGCCGCTGGACCGGATGGGTACCCTGCCGGTCCCCGACACCTTCGAGGAGCTCGACGAGGCGGACGAGGCCGGTGCGGACGGCGGGGACGCAGCGGGCGCGCGCGAGGTGGCGAGCGACCCCGCGGCCGCGGGTGCCCCCGTGGCCGCCGCCGCGCTCCCGTTCGCTCCGCTCGCGCTGGGAGCGGCCGCGGCCGTCCCCGTCCACCTGGCCGGGCGCCGCGTGCAGCGGGCGATCCGTCGACGGTTCCGAGGGTCACACGCCCAGGATTCCGGGGATTGA
- the rimM gene encoding ribosome maturation factor RimM (Essential for efficient processing of 16S rRNA): MRLVVGRIGRAHGIRGDVAVDVRTDDPAERFAAGVKLLTDPDAAGPLTIRSVRTHSGRLLVRFEGIADRNAAEELRGVALLVDSEDIPPLDDPDEFHDHELIGLRVVTAEGGDVGVVDDILHNAQDVLVIKDAAGEEVLVPFVRELVPEVDTGAGRLVIDPPPGLLDLGH, translated from the coding sequence ATGCGTCTCGTCGTCGGCCGGATCGGCCGGGCGCACGGTATCCGCGGCGATGTCGCGGTGGACGTGCGCACCGATGATCCGGCGGAGCGCTTCGCCGCCGGTGTGAAGCTGCTGACCGACCCGGATGCGGCCGGGCCGCTCACCATCAGGTCGGTCCGCACACACTCGGGCCGACTCCTCGTGCGCTTCGAGGGGATCGCCGACCGCAACGCGGCCGAGGAGCTGCGCGGCGTGGCCCTGCTGGTCGACTCCGAGGACATCCCGCCCCTGGACGACCCGGACGAGTTCCACGACCACGAGCTCATCGGGCTGCGCGTCGTCACCGCCGAGGGCGGCGATGTGGGTGTCGTCGACGACATCCTGCACAACGCCCAGGACGTCCTGGTGATCAAGGACGCAGCCGGTGAGGAGGTGCTCGTGCCGTTCGTCCGCGAGCTCGTTCCCGAGGTCGACACCGGAGCCGGCCGCCTGGTGATCGACCCGCCACCCGGCCTGCTGGACCTCGGCCACTGA
- the rpsB gene encoding 30S ribosomal protein S2 yields MATTVVTIRQLLESGVHFGHQTRRWNPKMKRFIFTERNGIYIIDLQKSLAYIDRAYEFVKETVAHGGTILFVGTKKQAQEAIDEQARRVGMPYVNQRWLGGMLTNFSTVHKRLQRLKELEEIDFDDVAGSGLTKKELLGLRREKEKLERTLGGIRDMSRVPSAVWIVDTKKEHIAISEARKLNIPVVAILDTNCDPDEVDYPIPGNDDAIRSVSLLTRVVADAVADGLLARSGASAEESKAAAEEPLAEWERELLEGKGEEAKAEAAAEAPAEAAAEAPAEAKDEAPTESEAKDEAPAAEADEAPAADAEAPKEA; encoded by the coding sequence ATGGCCACCACAGTCGTGACGATCCGGCAGCTGCTCGAAAGCGGCGTCCACTTCGGGCACCAGACCCGTCGCTGGAACCCGAAGATGAAGCGCTTCATCTTCACCGAGCGCAACGGCATCTACATCATCGACCTGCAGAAGTCGCTCGCCTACATCGACCGCGCCTATGAGTTCGTCAAGGAGACGGTCGCCCACGGCGGCACCATCCTCTTCGTCGGTACGAAGAAGCAGGCCCAGGAGGCCATCGACGAGCAGGCCCGCCGTGTCGGCATGCCCTACGTCAACCAGCGCTGGCTGGGCGGCATGCTCACCAACTTCTCCACCGTCCACAAGCGGCTCCAGCGCCTCAAGGAGCTGGAGGAGATCGACTTCGACGACGTCGCCGGCTCCGGGCTGACCAAGAAGGAGCTGCTCGGTCTGCGCCGTGAGAAGGAGAAGCTGGAGCGTACGCTCGGCGGTATCCGCGACATGTCCCGCGTGCCCAGCGCCGTGTGGATCGTGGACACCAAGAAGGAGCACATCGCGATCAGCGAGGCTCGCAAGCTGAACATCCCGGTCGTCGCGATCCTGGACACCAACTGCGACCCGGACGAGGTCGACTACCCGATCCCGGGTAACGACGACGCTATCCGCAGTGTCAGCCTGCTCACCCGCGTCGTCGCCGACGCGGTCGCCGACGGTCTGCTCGCTCGCTCCGGCGCCTCCGCCGAGGAGTCGAAGGCCGCCGCCGAGGAGCCGCTGGCCGAGTGGGAGCGGGAGCTCCTTGAGGGCAAGGGCGAAGAGGCCAAGGCCGAGGCTGCGGCTGAGGCTCCGGCCGAGGCTGCGGCCGAGGCTCCGGCTGAGGCCAAGGACGAGGCGCCGACCGAGTCCGAGGCCAAGGACGAGGCTCCGGCCGCTGAGGCCGACGAGGCCCCCGCCGCCGACGCCGAGGCCCCGAAGGAAGCCTGA
- a CDS encoding DUF2469 domain-containing protein: protein MSSEDLEKYEAEMELQLYREYRDVVGLFGYVVETERRFYLTNHVDLRPRSTENGEMYFEVTMEDAWVWDMYRPARFVRNVRVVTFKDVNVEEITKSDLEVPGAGHSV, encoded by the coding sequence ATGAGTTCTGAGGACCTGGAGAAGTACGAGGCGGAGATGGAGCTGCAGCTCTATCGCGAGTACCGGGACGTCGTCGGTCTCTTCGGGTACGTGGTGGAGACCGAGCGCCGGTTCTACCTGACCAACCACGTCGACCTGCGGCCGCGCAGCACGGAGAACGGCGAGATGTACTTCGAGGTCACCATGGAGGACGCCTGGGTCTGGGACATGTACCGCCCGGCCAGGTTCGTCCGCAACGTGCGCGTGGTGACGTTCAAGGACGTCAACGTCGAGGAGATCACCAAGTCCGACCTCGAAGTCCCCGGGGCGGGCCACTCGGTCTAG
- a CDS encoding YifB family Mg chelatase-like AAA ATPase — MGLARARSLALIGVEGHTVEVEAHIGDGPAGLTLVGLPDTALREARDRIRAAIVNSGERWPEGHITVSLSPASLPKRGSGFDLAIAAAVIAADGAIPVESVHNTVFLAELGLDGRTRPVTGVLPAVLSGVRAGHPTFVVARGNAAEARLVPDAEVDATGSLIELFARLRGHPLEPPLFDDEAEPIRPEPRPARRVDLADVLGQPVARRAVEIAAAGGHHLLLVGPPGTGKSLLAERLPTILPPLTQEEAIEVTAVHSVAGQLIDGGSLVERPPFCAPHHTATRAAMVGGGSTRLRPGCVSLAHRGCLFLDEAPEFDRNVLDSLRQPLESGEVTVSRVAATALFPARFLLVLAANPCPCGRGGSACVCPSSQRRRYLARLSGPLLDRVDLKVELQPVPRAELLADRAFAESSATVAHRVAQARERAAKRLAGTPWATNAQIPGAELRRRFPVPAGALRLLGAALDRGEVSARGVDRALRVAWTLADLAGRDGPGIDDTAYAFALWSGRAQ; from the coding sequence ATGGGCCTGGCACGCGCCCGGTCCCTGGCGCTGATCGGGGTCGAGGGCCACACCGTCGAGGTCGAGGCGCACATCGGGGACGGCCCCGCGGGCCTCACACTGGTCGGGTTGCCCGACACCGCCCTGCGCGAAGCCCGCGACCGCATCCGGGCGGCCATCGTCAACTCGGGGGAGCGCTGGCCGGAGGGCCACATCACGGTCAGCCTGTCGCCCGCCAGCCTGCCCAAGCGCGGCAGCGGATTCGACCTCGCCATCGCCGCCGCCGTCATCGCGGCAGACGGCGCCATCCCGGTCGAAAGCGTGCACAACACCGTCTTCCTCGCCGAACTCGGCCTCGACGGCAGGACGCGCCCGGTCACCGGCGTGCTGCCCGCGGTGCTGTCCGGTGTCCGCGCCGGACACCCGACCTTCGTGGTCGCCCGGGGCAACGCCGCAGAGGCCCGGCTGGTGCCGGACGCCGAGGTCGATGCCACCGGCTCACTGATCGAACTCTTCGCACGGCTGCGCGGGCATCCCCTCGAACCTCCACTGTTCGACGACGAGGCCGAGCCGATACGCCCGGAACCCCGCCCCGCCCGCCGGGTGGACCTCGCGGACGTCCTCGGCCAGCCCGTGGCCCGGCGCGCGGTCGAGATCGCCGCCGCCGGCGGCCATCACCTGCTGCTCGTCGGCCCACCCGGTACCGGCAAGAGCCTGCTGGCCGAGCGTCTGCCGACGATCCTGCCGCCCCTCACCCAGGAGGAGGCGATCGAGGTCACCGCCGTCCACTCGGTCGCGGGACAACTCATCGACGGAGGGTCGCTGGTCGAGCGGCCGCCGTTCTGCGCCCCCCACCACACCGCGACCCGGGCCGCCATGGTCGGCGGCGGAAGCACGCGCCTCCGCCCCGGCTGCGTCTCCCTGGCACACCGGGGGTGCCTCTTCCTCGACGAGGCCCCGGAGTTCGACCGCAACGTCCTGGACTCGCTGCGCCAACCCCTGGAGAGCGGGGAGGTGACCGTCTCCCGGGTGGCGGCGACCGCGCTCTTCCCCGCCCGCTTCCTGCTCGTCCTCGCCGCCAACCCGTGCCCCTGCGGCAGGGGAGGATCCGCCTGCGTGTGCCCGTCGTCCCAGCGCCGCCGCTACCTGGCGCGGCTGTCCGGCCCCCTGCTCGACCGCGTCGACCTCAAGGTCGAACTGCAACCCGTGCCCCGCGCCGAACTCCTCGCCGACCGCGCGTTCGCGGAGTCGTCGGCGACCGTCGCCCACCGTGTGGCGCAGGCCCGCGAACGCGCGGCCAAGCGGCTCGCCGGGACCCCCTGGGCCACCAACGCCCAGATCCCCGGCGCCGAACTGCGCCGCCGCTTCCCCGTCCCGGCCGGTGCGCTGCGCCTCCTCGGTGCGGCCCTCGATCGCGGCGAGGTCAGCGCACGCGGCGTCGACCGGGCGCTGCGGGTCGCCTGGACCCTGGCCGACCTCGCCGGGCGCGACGGACCCGGCATCGACGACACCGCCTACGCCTTCGCACTGTGGTCCGGGCGGGCGCAGTGA
- a CDS encoding tyrosine recombinase XerC: MSEARSAAEEDPAPAGGGPGGRTPGHTALLDEFRRHLRSTGRSPHTVRAYLGDVRSLLDHLDEVGGGIHGIDIALLRAWLSRAHGAGAARSTMARRTAAVRGFTAFLHRTGRIEADPGPLLAAPAPRRPLPAVLDEEQAHAALRPTEDDDTPTGLRRTAVVEVLYATGIRVAELCALDLDDVDRERRTLLVHGKGGKDRVVPIGTPALDAVDRWLQAGRPNWADAASGRALFIGARGGRLGTRTARRDVHERMRSAEAGDGVAPHDLRHSAATHLLNGGADLRSVQEILGHSSLRSTQIYTHVSIERLTRAYNQAHPRA, from the coding sequence ATGAGCGAGGCGCGCTCCGCCGCCGAGGAGGACCCGGCCCCGGCGGGTGGCGGCCCCGGGGGGCGGACCCCGGGGCACACCGCGCTGCTCGACGAGTTCCGCCGCCACCTGCGGAGCACGGGGCGCTCCCCGCACACCGTCCGTGCCTACCTGGGTGATGTGCGTAGTCTGCTGGACCACCTCGACGAGGTCGGCGGCGGGATCCACGGCATCGACATCGCCCTGCTGCGGGCCTGGCTCTCCCGCGCGCACGGCGCGGGCGCCGCACGGTCCACGATGGCGCGGCGCACCGCCGCCGTCCGCGGGTTCACCGCGTTCCTGCACCGCACCGGTCGGATCGAGGCCGACCCCGGTCCGCTGCTCGCCGCGCCCGCGCCCCGGCGTCCGCTGCCCGCCGTCCTCGACGAGGAGCAGGCCCATGCGGCGCTGCGCCCGACCGAGGACGACGACACCCCGACCGGCCTGCGGCGCACCGCCGTCGTCGAGGTCCTCTACGCCACCGGCATCCGCGTGGCCGAGTTGTGCGCCCTCGACCTCGACGACGTCGACCGCGAACGGCGCACCCTGCTCGTGCACGGCAAAGGCGGGAAGGACCGGGTCGTGCCCATCGGCACTCCGGCACTGGACGCGGTCGACCGGTGGCTGCAGGCAGGCCGCCCGAACTGGGCGGACGCCGCGAGCGGACGCGCCCTGTTCATCGGGGCGCGCGGCGGTCGGCTCGGCACCCGAACGGCCCGCCGAGACGTACACGAACGCATGCGGAGCGCCGAGGCCGGTGACGGCGTCGCCCCGCACGACCTGCGGCACAGCGCCGCCACCCACCTGCTCAACGGCGGGGCCGACCTGCGCAGCGTCCAAGAGATCCTCGGCCACTCCTCCCTGCGCAGCACCCAGATCTACACCCACGTGTCCATCGAACGGCTCACCCGCGCCTACAACCAGGCCCACCCCCGCGCGTGA